A section of the Paenibacillus odorifer genome encodes:
- a CDS encoding DNA topoisomerase III, translated as MKTLVLAEKPSVAREIARVMGCNNKQKSYIEGPKYVVTWALGHLVGLAEPEDYNKKFATWALEDLPILPEKTKLKVLRETNQQYKAVQHLMKRQDIEELIVATDAAREGELLARWIMNMAGWKKPFRRLWISSQTDKAIKEGFAKLRPGREFDRLYESARCRAEADWMIGLNVTRALTCKFGSPLSAGRVQTPTLGMIMDREQEITGFRSVDFETLTADFGDFQAAWRASNGDGRIFEKDKTASLKDKLTGRSGRIIKVQKSEKSEPHPLAYDLTELQRDANRKFGFSAKQTSSVLQRLYEQHKLVTYPRTDSRYLTSDMTGTLKERLDSVAVGPYAALARPLLRKQLPITKRIVDDSKVNDHHAIIPTEQTVLLNGLSTEERKLYDLIVRRFISLFYPPARYDAVAVTVNVEGENFHVKGTTVKDAGWREVYGGDMSSDDEEESADEPAAGSVKLPELREGAAVTISRCMVRAGRTQPPKRYNEASLLTQMEKHGLGTPATRADIIEKLVSSDTIERQGNLLHPTGKGKQLIELVSTQLRTPDLTARWEAELEKIARGQGKPELFLQGIRSMAQELVTGVKTSGAEYKPHNVSNSHCPECGTRLLEKKSKRGKLLVCPADNCGYTRAGEKRLSNRRCPQCHKKMELKEGKAGMFVQCLGCGITEILDKDHKHVNKREQQKLVQQYSKQESIGSNLGELLKAALEGQKKDK; from the coding sequence ATGAAGACACTAGTATTGGCGGAGAAGCCGTCTGTTGCACGCGAGATTGCACGGGTCATGGGATGTAATAATAAACAGAAGAGTTATATTGAAGGTCCAAAATATGTGGTTACCTGGGCGCTTGGTCATTTGGTCGGCCTGGCAGAGCCTGAGGATTATAATAAAAAGTTTGCAACTTGGGCCTTGGAGGATCTGCCGATTTTGCCGGAGAAGACCAAGCTGAAGGTGCTGCGGGAGACCAACCAGCAATACAAGGCTGTCCAGCATCTAATGAAACGTCAGGACATTGAGGAGCTTATTGTTGCTACAGATGCTGCCCGTGAAGGGGAGCTGCTGGCTCGCTGGATTATGAATATGGCAGGGTGGAAAAAGCCATTCCGGCGGTTATGGATATCCTCGCAGACTGATAAGGCAATTAAAGAGGGATTTGCAAAACTCCGTCCGGGTCGGGAATTTGATCGGTTGTATGAATCTGCACGTTGCCGCGCAGAGGCGGATTGGATGATTGGACTGAATGTCACGAGAGCTTTGACCTGTAAGTTCGGTTCGCCGCTCTCAGCGGGACGGGTACAAACGCCGACATTAGGGATGATCATGGATCGTGAACAGGAGATTACGGGTTTCCGTTCCGTCGATTTTGAGACGCTGACTGCTGATTTTGGGGATTTCCAAGCGGCATGGCGGGCCAGTAACGGTGATGGTCGGATATTCGAAAAGGATAAGACAGCCAGCTTAAAGGATAAGCTTACAGGACGCAGCGGCCGTATTATTAAGGTACAGAAGAGTGAGAAAAGTGAACCTCATCCACTGGCTTATGATCTGACTGAACTGCAGCGTGATGCGAACCGGAAGTTCGGCTTCTCCGCGAAGCAGACCTCCAGTGTGCTGCAGCGGTTATATGAGCAGCATAAACTTGTCACATACCCGCGTACGGACAGTCGTTACTTAACTTCAGATATGACGGGCACACTCAAGGAAAGACTGGATAGTGTTGCGGTCGGTCCATATGCAGCGTTAGCACGTCCATTGCTGCGCAAGCAGCTGCCGATTACGAAACGAATCGTGGATGATAGTAAAGTCAATGATCACCATGCTATTATTCCTACAGAACAGACCGTATTGTTAAATGGTCTGAGTACTGAGGAACGTAAGTTGTATGATCTGATTGTGCGGCGTTTTATAAGCTTGTTCTATCCGCCAGCTCGTTATGATGCGGTAGCTGTAACCGTCAATGTAGAAGGCGAAAATTTTCATGTCAAAGGGACGACGGTTAAAGATGCCGGTTGGCGCGAAGTATACGGCGGAGATATGAGTAGTGATGACGAGGAGGAATCTGCGGACGAGCCGGCAGCGGGCAGTGTAAAGCTGCCTGAGCTGCGCGAAGGGGCTGCTGTCACGATTAGCCGCTGTATGGTGCGTGCTGGCCGAACGCAGCCACCGAAGCGTTATAATGAAGCTTCGCTGTTGACGCAAATGGAGAAACACGGCCTCGGAACCCCGGCTACCCGCGCGGATATTATTGAGAAGCTGGTAAGCTCCGATACGATTGAGCGGCAAGGTAATCTCCTGCATCCGACAGGAAAAGGTAAGCAGTTAATCGAGCTGGTATCCACTCAGCTACGTACCCCGGATCTAACCGCACGTTGGGAAGCTGAGCTGGAGAAAATAGCGCGTGGTCAAGGCAAACCGGAGCTCTTTTTACAAGGTATCCGCAGTATGGCACAGGAATTGGTAACAGGTGTGAAAACTAGCGGAGCAGAATATAAGCCGCATAATGTCTCTAACAGCCATTGTCCGGAATGCGGTACAAGACTACTCGAGAAGAAGAGCAAACGAGGGAAGCTGCTGGTATGTCCTGCAGATAACTGTGGTTACACCCGTGCAGGTGAGAAAAGACTATCGAATCGCCGCTGCCCACAGTGCCATAAGAAAATGGAGCTTAAAGAGGGTAAAGCAGGCATGTTCGTACAATGTCTAGGCTGTGGAATCACAGAGATCTTAGATAAGGATCACAAGCATGTTAATAAACGTGAACAGCAAAAGCTGGTGCAGCAATACAGTAAGCAGGAAAGCATTGGTTCTAACCTTGGGGAACTGCTGAAAGCAGCGCTTGAAGGACAAAAGAAGGATAAGTAG
- the tsaA gene encoding tRNA (N6-threonylcarbamoyladenosine(37)-N6)-methyltransferase TrmO, which yields MNEQESYNIVPIGWVRGTAQNLQLEINPEFRPALKGLSQFSHCQVLWWLHEFADDHFRQTTQIQPPYDAALTGVFASRSPIRPNPIGLSVAAILSVDVDSGIVEVAGLDAYPGTPVLDIKAYFPSADRVMEVTVPDWAAAWGDWTANN from the coding sequence ATGAATGAACAAGAAAGCTATAATATAGTACCTATAGGATGGGTTAGAGGTACAGCACAAAATTTGCAGCTTGAAATCAACCCAGAATTTAGGCCGGCGCTTAAAGGTTTATCTCAGTTTAGTCATTGCCAAGTACTTTGGTGGCTGCATGAGTTTGCAGATGATCATTTCCGGCAGACTACACAGATTCAGCCTCCTTATGATGCGGCCTTAACTGGAGTATTTGCTTCCCGTTCCCCTATTCGCCCTAATCCAATTGGGCTTAGTGTAGCAGCAATCCTGTCCGTCGATGTAGACTCTGGAATAGTAGAGGTGGCCGGGCTTGATGCCTATCCGGGTACACCGGTTCTCGACATCAAAGCCTATTTTCCTAGTGCAGATCGCGTAATGGAAGTGACCGTTCCCGATTGGGCTGCTGCTTGGGGCGACTGGACAGCAAATAATTGA
- a CDS encoding MFS transporter, with translation MAAEQQANPLKAADRPQGQGSSRFFFLVIVFMFWFSSYIYVPVLSPYVEHLGSSYFMVGMVLGIYGLMQILFRIPIGIGSDYLNRRRPFIYLGLIASGVSCFLFMWGAQPGWALAARAVSGIAASAWVVYSVMFAGYFPKEEAGKAMGMLQFTTVIAQLTSMMISGYMVEHWGWNAPFLIGGIVAIAALILALRLPEQKQEKRQNAIQIKELAGVVKEPLLVKVSLLSVLAHCVLFITMFGYTPNQALNIGASKESLGWLTLAFMIPHAIATLYGSRLFGGLLGDRGKLMLGFAGSALFTLLIPSMPTLAALCLTQVGNGFMQGLIFPLLLSKSVSEIDPFKRATAMGFYQAVYAIGMSAGPFVAGWMSSVYGLTGGFWLGGIAAALATILSWVWMKDTKQKQLKET, from the coding sequence GTGGCAGCTGAGCAGCAGGCGAATCCGTTGAAAGCGGCAGATCGCCCACAGGGGCAAGGAAGCAGCAGGTTTTTCTTTTTGGTTATTGTATTTATGTTTTGGTTCTCTTCTTATATTTATGTGCCGGTGCTTTCACCATATGTTGAGCATTTGGGATCATCGTATTTTATGGTGGGTATGGTGCTTGGGATATATGGGTTAATGCAGATCCTATTCCGTATACCCATTGGCATCGGTTCAGATTATTTAAATAGGCGGCGGCCGTTTATCTATCTGGGATTGATTGCGAGTGGAGTCAGCTGTTTTCTTTTTATGTGGGGAGCACAGCCGGGTTGGGCGTTGGCAGCACGTGCGGTATCCGGGATAGCAGCATCGGCATGGGTTGTGTACTCTGTGATGTTCGCAGGATATTTTCCAAAAGAGGAAGCTGGAAAAGCGATGGGCATGCTGCAATTTACTACAGTAATCGCCCAATTGACCAGCATGATGATCAGCGGCTATATGGTAGAGCATTGGGGCTGGAATGCCCCCTTCCTGATTGGTGGAATTGTAGCTATTGCGGCACTAATTCTTGCGCTTCGGTTACCGGAACAAAAGCAGGAAAAACGGCAAAATGCCATACAGATCAAGGAGCTGGCTGGTGTCGTAAAGGAACCTCTGCTGGTAAAAGTCTCGCTGTTGTCTGTGCTGGCGCACTGTGTGCTATTTATAACGATGTTCGGATATACTCCGAACCAGGCGCTGAATATCGGAGCAAGCAAAGAAAGCTTGGGCTGGCTAACACTCGCTTTTATGATTCCGCATGCCATCGCAACGCTCTACGGCTCACGTCTGTTTGGAGGGCTGCTGGGTGATAGAGGGAAGCTTATGCTAGGCTTCGCGGGAAGCGCACTGTTTACGCTGCTCATTCCTTCTATGCCGACGTTAGCGGCGCTTTGTCTGACTCAGGTGGGGAATGGTTTTATGCAGGGACTTATTTTTCCGCTGCTGTTGAGTAAATCGGTATCAGAAATAGATCCCTTTAAACGGGCTACAGCTATGGGTTTCTATCAGGCCGTTTATGCGATAGGGATGTCAGCAGGACCATTCGTAGCAGGTTGGATGAGCTCTGTATATGGCTTGACCGGAGGATTCTGGTTAGGTGGGATTGCGGCGGCGTTGGCTACAATTTTATCCTGGGTATGGATGAAGGATACGAAGCAGAAGCAGCTAAAAGAAACTTAA
- a CDS encoding universal stress protein, with protein MLFSKILLAYDGSKASNQALERAIELAKVTPGSILHVVHAFEFPRFFIGEALAPLPASVNKEYYDLAVQTTEEVKGRLEAEGLNAEVELLQGSPAEVILKYAKENAIDIIVIGSRGLGGIREFVLGSVSHNVVQSARIPVLVVK; from the coding sequence ATGTTATTCTCTAAAATTTTGCTAGCCTATGACGGTTCAAAGGCTTCTAATCAAGCATTGGAGCGCGCAATTGAACTCGCTAAAGTCACACCAGGTTCTATATTGCATGTCGTACACGCATTTGAATTCCCAAGATTTTTTATCGGAGAAGCTCTTGCACCTCTACCAGCTTCAGTAAATAAAGAATATTATGATTTGGCAGTGCAGACTACCGAAGAAGTGAAGGGACGCCTTGAGGCTGAAGGCCTGAATGCTGAGGTTGAGCTTTTACAAGGATCTCCTGCGGAAGTGATTTTGAAATATGCTAAGGAAAATGCTATAGACATCATAGTTATCGGCAGCCGTGGGCTTGGCGGTATACGTGAATTTGTTCTGGGCAGTGTCAGCCATAATGTAGTACAAAGCGCTCGTATTCCAGTGCTGGTTGTAAAATAA
- a CDS encoding DUF4179 domain-containing protein, which produces MEKWQDPTESQKMEHIRQTFQNYEMPVDSFSDSIMKRIGDEGMEKRASRKNGNKFLKKSLVAASAAAVLGAGIIGSGFVSPVMAETLKQIPVVGSIFKGIDDKGLNAAEEKGLSTAPNQSVTHDGVTLKVTDAYYDGSRLAFAIEREGIDNDKMMAEMIIEPIEFDPSLTEQHAKVTMNQSEKGLLGSAEVKLPNGKKLESQMSSFGDVEGKKNAILYDYRNLNNIEALGDEFELSISVPVTQIAEPFVIKVPVKKVTEGIIKLDLNQTKEAEEFSYTITKLELTPATSRLQLSEEGKAPTVKEKDGYTTSEMFYEIVDELGNAFSSGGSFNLPAIVYPLVDKDFIPFAQTPKTITVKPFTYSIDENHKALRDEEGKQVKHYYPELEQTIQVELK; this is translated from the coding sequence ATGGAGAAATGGCAAGATCCAACTGAAAGTCAGAAGATGGAGCACATTCGTCAAACATTCCAAAATTATGAAATGCCGGTAGACAGTTTCAGCGATTCAATTATGAAGCGAATAGGAGACGAGGGAATGGAAAAACGAGCGTCAAGAAAGAATGGAAATAAGTTCCTGAAAAAATCATTGGTGGCTGCCTCGGCAGCAGCAGTGTTGGGTGCGGGCATAATCGGTAGCGGATTTGTATCCCCGGTCATGGCTGAAACGTTGAAGCAGATTCCTGTTGTAGGAAGTATTTTCAAGGGAATTGACGATAAAGGTCTAAATGCTGCTGAGGAAAAAGGATTATCTACTGCCCCTAACCAAAGCGTTACTCATGATGGAGTGACCTTAAAGGTTACCGATGCCTATTATGACGGCTCGCGGTTGGCATTTGCGATTGAACGGGAAGGCATTGATAATGATAAGATGATGGCTGAGATGATTATTGAACCGATTGAGTTCGATCCATCGCTAACAGAACAACATGCGAAAGTGACAATGAACCAGTCCGAAAAAGGGTTGTTGGGTTCAGCAGAAGTGAAATTGCCGAATGGGAAAAAACTGGAGAGCCAAATGTCATCTTTTGGTGATGTTGAGGGAAAAAAGAATGCTATTTTATACGATTACAGAAATCTAAATAATATAGAGGCTTTGGGGGATGAATTTGAATTAAGCATCAGTGTGCCGGTTACACAAATTGCAGAGCCTTTTGTAATCAAGGTGCCGGTGAAAAAAGTAACGGAAGGAATTATCAAGCTTGATCTGAACCAAACAAAAGAGGCAGAAGAATTCAGTTATACGATTACCAAGCTGGAATTAACTCCAGCCACAAGCAGATTACAGCTCAGCGAAGAAGGTAAAGCGCCAACTGTGAAAGAAAAGGATGGATACACAACCTCTGAAATGTTCTATGAAATTGTTGATGAACTAGGCAATGCGTTCTCATCGGGTGGGTCATTTAACTTGCCAGCTATAGTCTATCCTTTGGTAGACAAAGATTTCATACCGTTCGCGCAAACACCAAAGACAATTACAGTTAAGCCGTTTACTTACTCCATCGATGAAAATCATAAAGCATTAAGGGATGAAGAGGGAAAACAAGTTAAACATTATTATCCGGAGCTTGAACAAACGATTCAGGTGGAGCTAAAGTAA
- a CDS encoding AraC family transcriptional regulator, with translation MNNRQLIIQALDLIEDRLTTFLPVAVLSKEMGYSLYHFTRLFQAVTGIAPGDYIARRKISEAALDIHRMPERSLQDISLDYNFSNYETFTRAFKRMLHTTPSLVRKRLTETKLPLLPRLNEQDLLQVLSDSDLSPQLVDFGEIILQGPVVKVDHDFSVISDTWPLLFNKVATISDRIQPEKYYQLGFWPDDYESNGFSIMCACEISPIKADHNQTFPLQIIPPIRYLKFIHKGRSCDIPSTYKYIYGIWLPKTEYRMSIPFELEYYGELYLGPDNENSVSEIYIPLEFLQEETTLSSFIDDNRFF, from the coding sequence TTGAACAATCGCCAACTAATCATTCAAGCCTTAGATCTCATTGAGGATCGCTTAACCACGTTTCTTCCTGTAGCTGTCCTCTCCAAAGAAATGGGATACTCCCTTTATCATTTCACCCGTCTATTTCAAGCAGTCACTGGGATAGCACCCGGCGACTATATAGCCAGACGCAAAATCTCTGAAGCAGCCTTGGACATTCATCGAATGCCAGAGCGCTCACTCCAGGACATCTCATTAGACTATAACTTTAGTAACTATGAGACCTTTACCCGTGCCTTCAAAAGAATGCTGCACACGACTCCCTCTCTTGTTCGAAAAAGACTTACTGAAACGAAACTCCCTTTGCTCCCTAGACTAAATGAACAAGATCTACTTCAAGTCCTTTCTGATAGTGATCTCTCCCCCCAGCTCGTTGATTTCGGAGAAATTATACTTCAAGGACCCGTAGTTAAAGTAGACCATGATTTCTCCGTCATTTCTGATACTTGGCCTTTGCTTTTCAATAAGGTAGCCACTATATCGGATAGAATACAGCCTGAAAAATATTATCAGCTTGGCTTCTGGCCAGATGACTATGAGAGTAATGGGTTTTCGATCATGTGTGCCTGCGAAATTAGTCCTATAAAAGCAGACCACAATCAGACTTTCCCCCTTCAGATCATACCACCCATACGTTATCTGAAATTCATCCATAAAGGCCGGTCTTGTGATATCCCTTCTACCTATAAATATATCTACGGAATCTGGCTGCCGAAAACAGAATACAGGATGTCCATTCCATTTGAATTGGAATATTATGGCGAATTGTACCTTGGACCAGATAACGAAAACTCGGTGAGTGAAATTTATATTCCATTAGAATTTTTACAAGAAGAGACCACGTTGTCGTCTTTTATAGATGACAACCGGTTCTTTTAG
- a CDS encoding RNA polymerase sigma factor, which yields MERRSPGVQVNQTIIEEAIDQVLAGNREAYRTIIQAYERKIYTYCYYILRSHEEAEDAVQDIFVKVYQELRRYEKRVSFSAWLYKVAYHHCLDQVRKRKRRKRLLSLYKEQQPKAYYNPNDEEPLQKLFMDDLTAEESNLLILKVVEQYSFEEMGQIMDCNSATLRKKFERLRKKLVRQRMNEGGSPHGEMARSN from the coding sequence TTGGAACGTCGCAGCCCCGGGGTCCAAGTGAATCAAACAATAATTGAAGAGGCTATCGATCAGGTTCTTGCGGGTAACCGCGAAGCCTATAGAACTATAATACAAGCCTATGAAAGAAAGATTTATACGTATTGCTATTATATTTTGAGAAGTCATGAAGAAGCAGAGGATGCTGTGCAAGATATATTTGTAAAAGTGTATCAGGAACTCAGACGTTATGAGAAACGAGTCTCTTTTAGTGCATGGCTGTATAAAGTGGCCTATCATCATTGTCTGGATCAGGTTCGCAAACGCAAGCGAAGAAAGCGTCTGTTGTCGCTATATAAAGAGCAGCAGCCCAAAGCCTATTATAATCCTAACGATGAGGAGCCATTGCAGAAGTTATTTATGGATGACCTGACAGCCGAAGAGAGCAATCTTTTGATTCTTAAGGTGGTTGAGCAATACAGTTTTGAAGAAATGGGTCAGATTATGGATTGTAATTCAGCTACTTTACGCAAAAAATTTGAACGTCTACGCAAAAAGTTAGTCCGGCAAAGAATGAATGAAGGAGGCAGCCCTCATGGAGAAATGGCAAGATCCAACTGA
- a CDS encoding DUF1294 domain-containing protein has translation MVKVVMLWFVVINIIGYVVMSEDKNKARKRRERVPEKTLFLLAAMGGALGVLIAMYRKRHKTRHTSFRIGIPLLLLLNIFLYSYFLR, from the coding sequence ATGGTCAAGGTTGTAATGTTGTGGTTTGTGGTAATTAATATTATCGGGTATGTAGTGATGTCCGAGGACAAGAACAAAGCCCGCAAAAGGCGGGAACGTGTACCTGAGAAAACACTTTTTCTGCTGGCAGCCATGGGCGGTGCACTAGGTGTGCTGATTGCCATGTACCGTAAGCGCCACAAGACGCGTCATACATCCTTCAGGATCGGAATTCCGCTTCTGCTGCTGCTGAATATCTTTTTGTACAGCTATTTTTTAAGATAA
- the purE gene encoding 5-(carboxyamino)imidazole ribonucleotide mutase: MSVQVAVIMGSKSDWDTMEHACRVLEELGLSYEKKVVSAHRTPDLMFRYAEEAAGRGIRVIIAGAGGAAHLPGMVAAKTILPVIGVPVQSKALNGLDSLLSIVQMPGGIPVATVAIGKAGAVNAGLLAAQIIGAFDPEVQQRVQLRRDAIRDEVLESSDSL; this comes from the coding sequence ATGTCTGTGCAGGTAGCTGTCATCATGGGTAGTAAGTCGGATTGGGATACGATGGAGCACGCTTGTAGGGTGCTGGAAGAGCTGGGATTGTCTTATGAGAAGAAGGTAGTATCCGCGCACCGTACACCGGACTTGATGTTCCGCTATGCGGAGGAAGCCGCAGGCCGCGGCATTCGCGTGATTATTGCAGGAGCAGGCGGCGCCGCGCATTTGCCGGGTATGGTGGCTGCAAAGACAATCCTGCCAGTGATTGGAGTGCCAGTGCAGTCGAAAGCACTTAATGGGCTGGACTCGCTGCTCTCCATCGTGCAGATGCCTGGGGGCATACCGGTAGCAACGGTAGCTATTGGTAAAGCAGGCGCTGTAAATGCAGGCCTGCTGGCCGCACAGATCATCGGAGCGTTCGACCCTGAAGTGCAGCAGCGTGTGCAGCTGCGGCGGGATGCGATCCGCGATGAAGTATTGGAAAGCAGCGACAGCTTATGA
- the purK gene encoding 5-(carboxyamino)imidazole ribonucleotide synthase, translated as MRPEELKLQEAGGAASPAAQASGADTVRTLLPGSTVGVLGGGQLGRMMALAGSAMGYRFVALDPAPDAPSGQVTPQITAAYNDRDAARELARRADVITYEFENVDAGVAALLAEESYVPQGSALLYTTQHRLREKAAIEAAGVPVAPYRKVDSLAELKQAAAELGLPCVLKTATGGYDGKGQAVIRQEEELEEAFRQVAPGEVIPELVLEKFVAFQCEISVVAARSASGEVKSFPPSENIHVNNILHLSIVPARVSADIQRRAGELAETLIAGLNAVGLLAVEMFVTADGELFVNELAPRPHNSGHYTMDACVTSQFEQHVRAICNLPLGDTTLLTPVVMVNVLGQHLDGAIKATCTHEEKDNKLGIVPKLHIYGKTESKTGRKMGHINLLCKDTGDGLSWVEQSKLWRN; from the coding sequence ATGAGACCGGAGGAGCTGAAGCTGCAGGAGGCTGGCGGCGCAGCTTCGCCAGCCGCACAAGCGTCCGGTGCGGACACCGTCCGGACGCTGCTGCCCGGCTCGACCGTCGGCGTGCTCGGCGGCGGGCAGCTCGGGCGCATGATGGCGCTGGCCGGCAGCGCCATGGGGTACCGCTTCGTGGCGCTGGATCCTGCGCCGGATGCGCCTAGCGGTCAAGTTACGCCGCAGATCACGGCGGCGTATAACGACCGGGACGCGGCGCGGGAGCTGGCCCGCCGCGCGGACGTCATCACGTACGAGTTCGAGAACGTCGACGCGGGCGTAGCCGCGCTGCTGGCGGAGGAATCGTACGTGCCGCAGGGCAGCGCGCTGCTGTATACCACGCAGCATCGGCTGCGCGAAAAAGCCGCCATCGAGGCGGCGGGCGTTCCGGTCGCCCCGTACCGGAAGGTGGACAGCCTTGCGGAGCTAAAACAGGCGGCGGCTGAACTTGGACTACCTTGTGTGCTCAAGACAGCCACAGGCGGTTATGACGGCAAGGGTCAAGCTGTGATTCGTCAGGAAGAAGAGCTGGAAGAAGCTTTCCGGCAGGTTGCACCTGGTGAGGTGATTCCGGAGCTGGTGCTTGAGAAGTTTGTAGCTTTTCAATGCGAAATATCCGTTGTTGCTGCACGCAGTGCATCTGGGGAGGTCAAAAGCTTCCCGCCTTCTGAGAACATTCATGTAAATAATATTTTGCATCTGTCCATTGTACCTGCAAGAGTGTCAGCGGACATTCAGCGCAGAGCTGGCGAGCTGGCTGAGACTTTAATCGCAGGGCTGAATGCGGTTGGACTGCTTGCCGTGGAAATGTTCGTCACAGCGGACGGTGAATTGTTCGTCAATGAGCTGGCACCAAGGCCGCATAATTCCGGCCATTACACCATGGATGCTTGCGTGACCTCACAGTTCGAGCAGCATGTCCGGGCGATTTGTAATCTGCCGCTGGGCGATACAACGCTTTTGACACCTGTAGTTATGGTAAATGTATTAGGTCAGCATTTGGATGGTGCTATTAAAGCGACCTGTACACATGAGGAAAAAGATAATAAGCTGGGTATTGTACCTAAGCTTCATATATATGGCAAGACTGAGAGTAAGACTGGTCGTAAGATGGGTCATATCAATCTGCTGTGCAAGGATACCGGAGACGGCTTATCCTGGGTGGAGCAATCTAAACTTTGGAGGAACTAA
- a CDS encoding acyl-[acyl-carrier-protein] thioesterase — translation MNNSSNLVWIEDFSVHASDTDYRSQGKLSFILDIMQCAADFAVGNLGISVEEILNAGMGWMMITLDLDFKRIPRPNDVLSVHTWSKGTKGALWQRDYRIFDADHIEIATARSIWALVDIEKRKILRPNALPVQVKHYNGDSVGDMPVKVTIPSDITMEEAYRYQVRYSGLDSNGHLNNARYGDLCCDALTLAEWDNAEFTRFRITYLQEAKFGDELTILRSAVTDDGIYVRGQNSDTVYFEACIALKVSNSTNE, via the coding sequence ATGAACAACAGTAGCAATCTTGTGTGGATAGAAGATTTTTCTGTACATGCGAGCGACACGGATTATCGTTCGCAGGGTAAGTTATCCTTTATTCTGGATATCATGCAATGTGCGGCAGACTTCGCAGTGGGTAATTTGGGGATAAGTGTGGAAGAGATTCTGAATGCAGGAATGGGCTGGATGATGATTACGTTAGATCTTGATTTTAAGCGTATTCCCCGCCCAAATGATGTGCTTAGCGTACATACCTGGAGTAAAGGTACTAAAGGGGCTTTATGGCAACGGGATTATCGTATTTTCGATGCAGATCATATAGAAATCGCCACAGCACGATCCATATGGGCTTTAGTAGATATTGAGAAGAGAAAGATACTCAGACCGAATGCCCTTCCAGTTCAGGTTAAGCACTATAATGGCGATTCAGTAGGCGATATGCCTGTTAAGGTAACGATCCCTTCTGATATTACTATGGAAGAAGCTTATCGGTATCAGGTAAGATATAGTGGGCTGGATAGCAACGGACATTTGAATAATGCCCGATACGGGGATTTATGTTGTGATGCGCTCACTTTAGCGGAATGGGATAATGCAGAGTTCACACGCTTCCGGATTACTTATCTACAAGAAGCTAAGTTTGGGGATGAACTGACTATTTTACGTTCAGCTGTAACGGATGATGGTATATATGTACGCGGTCAGAATAGTGATACTGTGTATTTTGAAGCATGTATAGCGTTAAAAGTGTCAAATAGTACGAATGAGTAA